One Prodigiosinella aquatilis DNA window includes the following coding sequences:
- a CDS encoding ABC transporter permease, with protein MNRYMLALIARRCSAGLLMILIISALVFFITSLLPGDAAQMILGQSATPETVAALRQQLGLDQPLPVRYILWITGILHGNFGTSFASNVPVTQLIAQRIPATFELAAVTTLVSVPLSLVIGITAAMKRGSLLDRVLVIGTMSVVAVPEFLVATVAVLIFAVKLHWVPAMSLGSPNQDLAGFLRTYALPVITLCCVLVAQMARMTRSAIINQMDSPYLEMTLLKGVSPLRAILRHALPNAVGPIANAVSLSLSYLFGGVLIIETIFSYPGLASQMVDAVSNRDLPVVQICVMFFSVCYLSLLLVADIITIAFNPKWRG; from the coding sequence ATGAACCGGTACATGTTGGCACTGATCGCCCGGCGCTGTAGCGCTGGTCTGTTGATGATACTGATTATCTCGGCACTGGTTTTTTTCATCACCAGTCTGTTGCCGGGGGATGCGGCCCAAATGATTCTCGGTCAGTCCGCCACGCCGGAAACCGTGGCGGCGCTGCGTCAGCAACTGGGGTTGGATCAGCCCTTGCCGGTACGTTATATCTTGTGGATTACCGGTATATTGCACGGGAATTTTGGCACCTCTTTCGCCAGCAATGTTCCGGTCACGCAATTGATCGCGCAACGCATTCCGGCCACGTTTGAGCTGGCAGCCGTTACCACGCTGGTATCTGTCCCATTGTCGCTGGTGATTGGTATTACCGCAGCCATGAAACGTGGTTCTCTGTTGGATCGCGTACTGGTGATCGGCACGATGTCCGTAGTAGCTGTGCCGGAGTTTCTGGTGGCGACGGTAGCGGTATTGATTTTTGCGGTGAAGCTGCATTGGGTTCCCGCTATGTCTCTGGGGTCGCCGAATCAGGATCTGGCGGGGTTTTTACGTACCTACGCGCTGCCGGTGATAACCCTGTGTTGCGTGCTGGTGGCACAAATGGCGCGGATGACGCGTTCAGCCATCATTAATCAGATGGACAGCCCTTATCTTGAAATGACGTTGCTCAAAGGGGTTTCACCGCTGCGTGCCATCCTGCGTCATGCTTTACCCAACGCAGTAGGGCCGATTGCCAATGCTGTTTCGCTCAGTCTGTCCTATCTGTTCGGCGGGGTACTGATCATTGAAACCATTTTCAGCTATCCCGGTCTGGCCAGTCAGATGGTGGATGCGGTCAGCAACCGTGATCTGCCGGTGGTACAGATCTGCGTGATGTTTTTCTCGGTCTGTTATCTGTCGTTGTTACTGGTGGCGGATATCATCACCATTGCGTTCAATCCTAAGTGGAGGGGCTGA
- a CDS encoding glyoxylate/hydroxypyruvate reductase A — protein MNILFKSTPGRGQQWAALIAQQQPTAIFRQWPEIPDPAAVEYLVAWDAPAELMASLPNLNVLFSVGAGADQFDFRRLPQSLSVVRMVEPGITRGMVEYVTFAVLGLHRDMPCYLQQQREARWQGHQLIPAPQRRIGVMGLGTLGKAVLAQLQQFGFDCGGWSRTPKALPGVRCWYGEAELDMFLARTDILVCLLPLTPTTTGMLNTRLFAQLPQGAALVQVGRGAQLDHQDLLRALDSHHLRAAVVDVTDPEPLPATHPFWSHPALWLTPHIASQTQAEGAVAALLENIARFERGETMIGLIDRQQGY, from the coding sequence ATGAACATTCTGTTTAAATCCACGCCGGGGCGTGGACAACAATGGGCGGCGCTGATTGCCCAACAACAGCCAACGGCGATCTTTCGTCAGTGGCCGGAGATACCGGATCCCGCAGCGGTGGAGTATCTGGTGGCTTGGGATGCGCCAGCAGAATTGATGGCGAGTTTACCGAATCTCAACGTGCTGTTTTCAGTGGGGGCGGGAGCCGATCAATTTGATTTTCGCAGATTGCCGCAATCATTGTCGGTGGTGCGTATGGTTGAACCGGGCATTACCCGTGGGATGGTGGAATATGTCACGTTTGCCGTTTTAGGATTGCACCGTGACATGCCGTGCTATCTGCAACAACAACGTGAAGCTCGCTGGCAAGGGCATCAACTGATCCCTGCGCCGCAACGCCGCATCGGCGTGATGGGGCTGGGCACACTGGGAAAAGCGGTGCTGGCGCAGTTGCAACAGTTTGGTTTTGACTGTGGGGGTTGGAGCCGTACGCCTAAGGCGTTACCGGGTGTGCGCTGCTGGTATGGTGAAGCTGAACTCGACATGTTTCTGGCGCGTACCGATATTTTAGTTTGCCTGCTGCCATTAACACCCACGACGACTGGCATGCTGAATACCCGACTATTTGCACAGCTTCCGCAGGGGGCGGCGCTGGTTCAGGTGGGAAGGGGGGCACAGCTTGATCATCAAGACTTATTGCGGGCGCTGGATAGCCACCATTTACGCGCAGCAGTGGTAGATGTGACGGATCCTGAACCCTTGCCGGCCACACATCCTTTTTGGTCCCACCCGGCATTATGGCTGACGCCTCATATCGCCAGTCAGACTCAGGCTGAAGGAGCGGTTGCGGCATTGCTGGAGAATATCGCCCGTTTTGAACGAGGTGAAACGATGATTGGGCTGATTGACCGGCAACAGGGATATTAG
- a CDS encoding FAD-binding oxidoreductase: MPAPIRYVQDSGHLPEAVDVVVMGAGIAGAAATYELAKKGISVLLLEKGLVGAEQSSRNWGWCRQQNRDERELPLIIYALQRWEEIQHETGEELGFRRSGLLYATQDQTEIDAWDRWGQMAKAYGVRSDILTAEQAKAMTPGSTTRWLGGVSSPMDGHAEPALACAGLVIAAQRLGADVIQQCAVRGLDISAGKVSGVWTERGLVKTTRVICAGGVWTSMFCRRHGIELPLGNVIGTAFRTAPIEQVISMPFYTAAFACRPQMDGSYTVSVSGRGRLEPGIQSLRYARQFYPTFKSRRKNLSLRIGFKPFFTGPETVASWQFDARSPFENVRILDPAADMSMVQEGLAAMRKEYPALAAVRAVQAWGGMIDSTPDAIPVISPVEKLPGLLLSAGYSAHGFGIGPGAGRLAADLIAGDTPIVDPTPFRYSRLVDGSGLDVPGMM, translated from the coding sequence ATGCCAGCACCGATCAGATATGTTCAGGATAGCGGTCACTTACCGGAAGCAGTGGATGTGGTGGTGATGGGTGCCGGCATTGCCGGTGCCGCAGCGACGTACGAACTGGCAAAAAAAGGGATCAGTGTCTTGCTGCTGGAGAAAGGGTTGGTCGGGGCGGAGCAGTCCAGCCGTAACTGGGGCTGGTGTCGACAGCAGAACCGGGATGAGCGGGAGTTGCCGTTAATTATTTATGCTTTGCAGCGTTGGGAAGAAATACAGCATGAAACCGGCGAGGAACTGGGATTCCGTCGCTCCGGTTTACTGTATGCCACGCAGGATCAGACGGAGATTGATGCCTGGGATCGTTGGGGGCAAATGGCTAAAGCCTATGGTGTGCGCAGCGATATCCTGACCGCTGAGCAGGCCAAAGCCATGACGCCGGGCAGCACCACCCGTTGGTTGGGGGGCGTATCATCGCCGATGGATGGTCATGCTGAACCCGCGCTGGCCTGTGCCGGACTGGTGATCGCCGCACAACGTCTGGGTGCCGATGTTATCCAGCAGTGCGCAGTGCGCGGGCTGGATATTTCCGCAGGCAAGGTAAGTGGAGTGTGGACGGAACGCGGGCTGGTTAAAACGACCCGTGTGATTTGTGCGGGTGGCGTGTGGACCTCGATGTTCTGCCGCCGTCATGGTATCGAACTGCCATTGGGTAATGTTATCGGAACCGCGTTTCGTACCGCGCCGATTGAACAAGTGATCAGCATGCCTTTCTATACCGCCGCATTTGCCTGTCGACCACAGATGGATGGCAGCTATACGGTCTCCGTTTCTGGTCGGGGAAGATTGGAACCGGGCATCCAGAGCTTGCGCTATGCCCGGCAGTTCTATCCAACATTCAAGTCGCGCCGCAAAAATCTTTCACTCCGTATCGGGTTCAAGCCGTTCTTCACTGGCCCGGAAACTGTCGCGTCCTGGCAATTTGATGCACGTTCACCGTTTGAAAATGTACGTATCCTTGATCCGGCAGCGGATATGTCGATGGTGCAGGAAGGTCTGGCGGCGATGCGGAAAGAGTATCCGGCGTTGGCTGCCGTGCGAGCGGTACAAGCCTGGGGCGGGATGATCGACAGCACGCCGGACGCCATTCCGGTTATTTCTCCGGTGGAAAAATTGCCGGGTCTGTTACTGTCGGCTGGTTACAGTGCTCATGGTTTTGGTATCGGTCCCGGTGCCGGACGTCTGGCAGCCGACTTGATCGCGGGTGATACGCCGATTGTTGACCCGACCCCGTTTCGTTATTCACGACTGGTGGATGGTTCCGGGCTTGATGTGCCGGGCATGATGTGA
- a CDS encoding ABC transporter ATP-binding protein codes for MNVTAHTARPLVSVENLRIVAQTDEGQEVNLVSDIRFTVQKGEVLALIGESGSGKTTIALALMGYARHGCRIADGNIHVAGTDVRSLTPSRLCQFRGNRVAYIPQSAAAAFNPAMRIMEQVIEPVLIHGLMRRKEAQAKAQTLFRDLALPEPESIGQRYPHQVSGGQLQRLMTAMALMSDPEVVILDEPTTALDVTTQVEVLKVFRRVVRQRGMTAIYVSHDLAVVAQMADRILVLLNGNIAEYGTTNQLLTAPQAEYTRALLAAARQHQRESVWQPQESTVQPLLEVRDLVAGYGPKGADGQPRVKILDDFNFRLYRGQALGIIGESGSGKTTLAHAIAGINVPGDGHILFNGHYIAASLSQRSPDELRRIQYVFQMADTALNPAHAIGTIIKRPLMLFHGLCGAALERRMRQLLDLVKLPHDVLHRCPAALSGGQKQRVNLARALAAEPDLILCDEVTSALDTVVAAAILDLITDLRRELGLTVIFISHDLHAVRAVCDEIIVMQGGRKVTQVARADYDKPSTDLYYERLKRAVPELRQGWLEEHEALPIEILKAE; via the coding sequence ATGAACGTGACAGCGCATACAGCGCGGCCGCTGGTTTCGGTAGAGAACCTGCGTATTGTCGCTCAGACTGATGAGGGACAGGAGGTGAATCTGGTCTCCGATATTCGCTTTACGGTACAGAAAGGCGAAGTGCTGGCGCTGATTGGTGAATCCGGTTCCGGCAAAACCACCATCGCACTGGCGTTGATGGGCTATGCCCGTCACGGTTGTCGGATTGCCGACGGTAACATTCACGTTGCCGGTACGGATGTCCGCTCGTTGACGCCATCCCGGTTATGTCAGTTTCGTGGCAATCGGGTGGCCTATATTCCCCAGAGCGCCGCCGCGGCGTTTAATCCGGCGATGCGCATTATGGAACAGGTCATTGAGCCGGTACTGATCCATGGTTTGATGCGGCGTAAAGAGGCACAGGCCAAAGCACAGACGCTGTTCCGCGATTTGGCGCTGCCTGAACCGGAAAGTATTGGTCAGCGCTATCCACATCAAGTGTCCGGTGGTCAGTTGCAGCGGTTGATGACGGCGATGGCCTTAATGAGCGACCCGGAAGTGGTAATTCTGGATGAACCCACCACCGCGCTGGATGTCACCACGCAAGTGGAGGTACTGAAAGTGTTCCGGCGTGTGGTGCGTCAGCGCGGCATGACGGCGATTTACGTCAGTCACGATCTGGCGGTGGTAGCCCAGATGGCAGACCGTATTCTGGTCTTGCTCAATGGCAATATCGCGGAATATGGCACCACCAACCAACTGCTGACGGCACCGCAGGCGGAATATACCCGCGCCTTGCTGGCGGCGGCCCGACAACATCAACGTGAAAGCGTATGGCAGCCACAAGAATCAACGGTGCAGCCGCTGCTGGAAGTGCGTGATTTGGTAGCAGGTTATGGACCAAAGGGGGCAGATGGGCAGCCACGGGTCAAAATACTGGACGATTTTAATTTCCGGCTATATCGCGGTCAGGCTCTGGGGATAATCGGTGAGTCCGGATCGGGGAAAACCACGTTGGCGCATGCGATTGCCGGCATCAACGTGCCGGGTGACGGTCACATTCTGTTTAATGGTCACTATATTGCCGCCAGCTTGTCGCAACGTTCACCGGATGAGCTGCGGCGTATCCAGTATGTATTCCAGATGGCGGATACGGCGCTGAATCCGGCCCACGCCATTGGCACCATTATCAAACGCCCGTTGATGCTGTTTCACGGACTGTGCGGCGCGGCGCTGGAACGGCGGATGCGGCAATTACTCGATCTGGTTAAACTGCCGCATGATGTGTTGCATCGCTGTCCCGCTGCGCTGTCCGGTGGTCAGAAACAGCGGGTTAATCTGGCGCGGGCGCTGGCCGCCGAACCCGATCTGATTTTGTGTGATGAGGTTACCTCGGCGCTGGATACGGTGGTCGCCGCCGCCATCCTGGATTTAATTACCGACCTGCGCCGGGAACTCGGATTGACGGTGATATTTATCAGCCACGATCTGCATGCGGTACGTGCCGTGTGCGATGAGATTATTGTCATGCAAGGAGGCCGTAAGGTGACACAGGTCGCGCGGGCCGATTACGATAAACCCTCGACTGATTTGTATTATGAACGATTGAAACGGGCGGTGCCGGAATTACGGCAAGGCTGGCTGGAAGAGCATGAAGCACTGCCTATCGAGATTTTAAAAGCGGAATAG
- a CDS encoding methyl-accepting chemotaxis protein, with amino-acid sequence MGIISSFLSTAGKIGIHGTSPTSGSFDCDALPTSLHAAGVPNKSGLLLTFVPPNVNFSQVSAAWQQLSTPNRTVVTLSSTGALCTKSDTSTYCDMEGHQGSWLWLPQSLISQHEVHMVDLHVQRKATARQRIDAIRKELERLDVKMPLSADRTFALVYCDGLSASEGFLMQAWYACGRFPCLPIGGSAGGKLDFSATYIGTGGAVLQGKAVLIFCRMAKGKSFAPFKSQNFEPTSKSWLVAEADPVARTVTSVFDDQGQTIPIVAALADYLRCPPDQIGNRLEGKTFAVKVDNEYFIRSVAAIKADHIDFFCDLEFGDRLHLLQATDFIATTHNDWQQFVSHCGTTPSGLLLNDCVLRRMGNLTKLDKASFFGNVPAAGFSSFGEILGVPINQTLSALAFFNRDIQAMTRFPVEYAAYAGHYAQRSLRRWEALNSIQSHVVNQVVDYERTLAPLLSTLPQLEDATMRQSKTLEMAQSSILEISDSATLTRSEQDRLENGLNDLEHISLDISQITGGINAIADKTNLLALNAAVEAARAGEAGRGFAVVAEEVRKLASSSKEQVDATTKSIKEAVNTIAHIREIASQTVSTTQGMADKSISAANQIASMSADTNKNHSNLTANLNNLKELVKGMDAMQDALDQLTMLQRLTSS; translated from the coding sequence ATGGGAATAATATCGTCTTTCCTCTCTACTGCCGGTAAAATCGGCATTCACGGAACCAGCCCCACCAGTGGTAGCTTTGATTGTGATGCCCTGCCAACATCACTCCACGCAGCCGGTGTTCCCAATAAATCAGGTCTGCTGCTTACTTTCGTGCCTCCCAATGTAAATTTCTCGCAAGTCAGTGCTGCCTGGCAGCAGCTCTCCACCCCTAACAGAACCGTGGTTACCCTTTCATCGACAGGAGCGTTGTGCACCAAATCAGACACCTCCACCTATTGCGACATGGAGGGCCATCAGGGCAGTTGGTTATGGTTACCTCAGTCATTGATTTCCCAACATGAAGTCCACATGGTTGATCTGCACGTGCAGAGAAAAGCCACTGCACGTCAGCGGATTGATGCTATTCGCAAGGAATTGGAACGACTTGATGTCAAAATGCCGTTATCGGCGGACAGAACGTTTGCCCTGGTGTATTGCGATGGACTTTCTGCCTCGGAAGGTTTTTTGATGCAGGCCTGGTATGCCTGCGGACGCTTTCCCTGCCTGCCGATTGGTGGTTCTGCTGGCGGTAAACTGGATTTTAGCGCCACTTATATCGGTACTGGCGGTGCAGTACTACAGGGAAAAGCGGTATTAATTTTTTGCCGAATGGCTAAAGGCAAATCCTTTGCACCATTCAAAAGTCAAAACTTTGAACCGACATCAAAAAGCTGGCTGGTTGCCGAAGCCGACCCGGTGGCACGTACCGTTACCTCAGTATTCGATGATCAAGGCCAGACAATACCCATTGTTGCAGCATTAGCCGATTACCTCCGTTGTCCACCAGATCAAATCGGCAATCGCCTGGAGGGAAAAACCTTTGCAGTAAAAGTGGATAACGAATATTTCATTCGTTCTGTGGCGGCAATCAAAGCTGACCATATCGACTTTTTCTGCGATCTGGAGTTCGGCGACCGACTCCATCTGCTTCAGGCAACCGATTTTATCGCCACAACCCACAATGACTGGCAACAGTTCGTTTCCCACTGCGGTACAACACCTAGTGGCCTGCTGCTTAACGATTGTGTTCTACGACGAATGGGAAATCTCACAAAGCTGGATAAGGCCAGTTTTTTCGGAAACGTCCCGGCCGCAGGCTTTTCCAGCTTTGGTGAAATTCTCGGTGTTCCTATTAACCAAACCTTGTCAGCGCTGGCTTTCTTCAATCGCGATATCCAGGCCATGACTCGCTTTCCTGTCGAATATGCGGCATATGCTGGTCATTATGCGCAACGTTCATTGCGTCGCTGGGAAGCGCTCAACAGCATTCAATCTCATGTTGTCAATCAGGTCGTAGACTATGAACGAACACTCGCGCCGTTGTTAAGCACTCTGCCCCAACTCGAAGATGCGACGATGCGTCAGAGCAAAACACTGGAAATGGCGCAATCTAGTATCCTCGAAATCAGCGATAGTGCGACATTAACCCGCTCCGAACAGGATCGGCTGGAAAACGGTCTTAACGATCTTGAGCATATTTCGCTCGATATCAGTCAAATAACCGGCGGTATCAATGCCATTGCCGATAAAACCAATCTGCTGGCGCTTAACGCGGCAGTCGAGGCTGCCCGGGCTGGTGAGGCAGGCCGGGGTTTTGCCGTCGTCGCTGAGGAAGTGCGCAAACTTGCCAGCTCGTCAAAAGAGCAGGTGGATGCCACCACAAAAAGCATTAAAGAAGCGGTGAATACCATTGCTCATATTCGGGAAATTGCCTCACAAACAGTCAGTACGACACAAGGAATGGCTGATAAGAGCATTTCTGCTGCGAATCAGATTGCCAGCATGAGTGCGGATACCAACAAAAACCACAGCAACCTCACCGCAAATCTGAATAATCTAAAAGAATTGGTCAAAGGGATGGATGCCATGCAGGACGCACTTGACCAATTAACCATGTTGCAACGATTGACATCATCCTGA
- a CDS encoding Lrp/AsnC family transcriptional regulator — protein sequence MNGLMKLDRIDINILVHLQKDGRISNVNLADAVGLSPSPCLQRVKRLESAGFITGYEAHINLTKITDSVTVFTEVTLAGHRREEFIKFENAIREVDELMECHLITGGYDYLLRFITRSIEHYQEVIEGLLDRKVGIDKYFSYIVIKSPIMKSSVPLRSLITRQTHVEFPLS from the coding sequence ATGAACGGTTTAATGAAACTTGACCGCATTGATATCAATATTCTGGTACACCTGCAAAAAGATGGTCGTATCAGTAACGTGAACCTTGCTGACGCGGTTGGCCTTTCCCCCAGCCCTTGCCTGCAACGGGTAAAAAGACTGGAATCCGCAGGCTTTATTACTGGCTATGAGGCACATATCAACCTCACTAAAATTACCGATTCGGTAACGGTGTTTACTGAAGTGACGTTGGCAGGGCATCGCCGGGAAGAGTTCATCAAGTTTGAAAACGCGATCCGCGAGGTAGATGAACTGATGGAGTGTCACCTGATTACCGGTGGGTACGACTATTTGCTGCGTTTCATTACCCGCAGCATTGAGCATTATCAGGAAGTGATAGAAGGGCTGTTGGACCGCAAAGTCGGTATCGATAAATACTTTAGTTATATTGTTATTAAATCGCCGATTATGAAAAGCAGTGTTCCGTTGCGATCACTGATTACCCGCCAGACTCACGTAGAATTCCCTTTATCCTGA
- a CDS encoding GNAT family N-acetyltransferase has product MSLRLRTMTTADADCGWMLTQQMDWPHRREDWRDALKLGTGLMMEADGQPVGTALCWRWGHEWATIGLVVVDKARQGQGIGRLLMEGLLDGLAGCNVRLHATVAGQGLYARLGFAATGEIHQYQCSRLRPIAAIPLLPGQQLRLALPDDMALLTSLDQQAHGLYRPALFEHLLATARVIMLVQDGKTVGFAAIHHFGRGCVIGPVIADSAMAAQQLISALMSSRRGEFVRIDSDPTLGLGSWLRDCGLQQVDAPVMMIRGTPWQPTPAGMSAFALMTQALA; this is encoded by the coding sequence ATGAGTCTGAGATTACGCACGATGACTACCGCAGATGCTGACTGTGGTTGGATGTTAACACAACAGATGGATTGGCCGCATCGCCGGGAAGACTGGCGGGATGCGCTGAAGCTTGGTACGGGTCTGATGATGGAAGCGGATGGTCAACCCGTCGGCACCGCACTGTGCTGGCGCTGGGGGCATGAGTGGGCGACTATCGGTCTGGTGGTGGTGGATAAGGCACGGCAAGGGCAGGGGATCGGACGTTTGCTGATGGAAGGATTGCTGGATGGGTTAGCGGGATGCAATGTCCGTCTGCATGCGACCGTCGCGGGTCAGGGACTCTATGCCAGGCTGGGATTCGCCGCCACTGGAGAAATTCACCAGTATCAATGTTCGCGACTGAGGCCAATAGCGGCGATCCCACTGCTGCCAGGCCAGCAATTACGTCTGGCGTTGCCCGATGACATGGCGTTGTTGACCTCGTTGGATCAGCAAGCTCATGGGTTGTATCGCCCGGCGCTGTTTGAGCATTTGTTGGCGACGGCCAGAGTGATAATGCTGGTGCAGGATGGCAAAACCGTGGGGTTCGCGGCCATACACCATTTCGGCCGCGGATGCGTGATCGGCCCCGTTATCGCTGATAGTGCGATGGCGGCGCAACAACTGATCAGTGCTTTGATGTCATCACGGCGCGGGGAATTTGTGCGCATCGACAGCGATCCAACATTAGGTCTGGGAAGTTGGTTAAGGGATTGCGGCCTGCAACAGGTGGATGCGCCGGTGATGATGATCCGTGGTACGCCCTGGCAACCGACACCGGCTGGCATGAGTGCCTTTGCTCTGATGACGCAGGCGCTGGCCTGA
- the gabT gene encoding 4-aminobutyrate--2-oxoglutarate transaminase has translation MQKFMAEQQVFADNTLLFDSRVEHIPRGVVTAHPLVIAKGKGAEVWDIEGNRYLDFVAGIGVLNVGHNHPAVVSAVQQQLQQVSHVCFQVAAYPGYIELARRLNQLIGSDVAYKSVFFTSGAEAVENAVKIARAYTGRSGVIAFDGAFHGRTSLGIALTGMSQPYKQNFGPFPGDIYRVPFPNTFHGISETTCLAALESLFVTQIQTERVAAIIIEPIQGDGGFLPASPHFMQALRQLTQQHGIVLICDEIQSGFGRTGKMFGYEHSGIVPDLITVAKSLGGGLPISGVMGRGDIMDAALPGGLGGTYGGNALACAAALAVLDLMEEGTLLVRANTLGQQLWARLQQLAEKYACIGDVRGTGFMLAAEIVDPDSRKPDATLAQKILDYACQEGLLLIKCGVYRNTIRFLAPLVTSDSQLEEASHIFDIALARASGRLG, from the coding sequence ATGCAGAAATTTATGGCTGAACAGCAGGTATTTGCTGATAACACCCTTTTATTTGATTCCCGCGTAGAGCATATTCCGCGAGGTGTTGTTACCGCACATCCATTGGTTATCGCCAAAGGAAAAGGGGCCGAGGTCTGGGATATCGAAGGTAATCGTTATCTCGATTTTGTCGCCGGAATCGGCGTCTTGAATGTGGGCCATAATCACCCGGCGGTGGTGTCTGCGGTACAGCAACAGCTCCAGCAGGTTTCTCATGTCTGCTTCCAGGTGGCGGCGTACCCCGGTTACATTGAATTGGCACGGCGGCTGAATCAGTTGATAGGCAGCGATGTGGCGTATAAAAGCGTATTTTTTACCAGCGGTGCTGAAGCTGTGGAAAATGCGGTGAAAATAGCCCGAGCCTATACTGGGCGCAGTGGTGTGATAGCTTTTGACGGCGCTTTTCATGGCCGAACATCGCTAGGTATCGCGCTCACCGGCATGAGTCAGCCCTACAAACAGAATTTCGGCCCGTTCCCCGGAGATATCTATCGGGTTCCATTTCCCAATACCTTCCATGGCATCAGTGAAACCACCTGTCTGGCGGCGCTGGAGTCGCTGTTTGTCACACAAATTCAGACGGAGCGGGTCGCAGCGATAATTATCGAACCGATACAAGGGGACGGTGGTTTTTTGCCCGCATCACCTCATTTTATGCAGGCGCTGCGGCAATTGACCCAGCAGCACGGTATCGTATTGATTTGTGATGAGATCCAGAGTGGTTTTGGCCGCACCGGAAAAATGTTTGGCTATGAGCACAGCGGCATCGTGCCTGATTTGATCACGGTTGCCAAAAGTCTTGGCGGCGGATTACCGATTTCTGGTGTGATGGGTCGCGGCGATATAATGGATGCCGCTCTGCCAGGCGGGTTGGGCGGTACTTATGGTGGTAACGCCCTGGCCTGCGCCGCTGCGCTGGCGGTGTTGGATCTGATGGAAGAAGGGACGTTGCTGGTTCGGGCAAATACGCTGGGGCAGCAACTGTGGGCCAGATTGCAGCAACTGGCGGAAAAGTATGCCTGCATCGGTGACGTGCGCGGTACGGGCTTTATGCTGGCTGCCGAAATAGTCGATCCAGATAGCCGTAAACCGGATGCCACATTGGCGCAGAAAATTCTGGATTATGCCTGTCAGGAAGGGCTGTTACTGATTAAATGTGGGGTATACCGTAATACCATTCGTTTTCTGGCACCGCTGGTCACCAGTGATTCGCAACTGGAAGAAGCTTCGCATATCTTTGATATTGCTCTGGCTCGTGCCTCGGGACGGTTGGGATAG
- a CDS encoding ABC transporter permease: MNRLLLPWRFVLSLSNAGRVGLSITLFWILMAVCGNSLAPHSLEDIGSGDLFGDVSRHFWLGTDYLGRDMLSRILYGARYTLGLALTAALLASLLGTTLALFAALAGRWLEEVIGRINDALLIMPGKILALMMVAVFGSSLPMLILTAVVTYWPGAYRIAYAIAGSLRSMDYVQVARLRGESRWYIAVHDILPNMLHPMLTDLGLRFVYIVLLLSGLSFLGLGVQPPYADWGTLVRENMQGLFDGAPAVLMPAIAIASLTIGVSLFIDSLQTRRPLTLARGSA; encoded by the coding sequence ATGAACCGACTCTTGTTGCCGTGGCGCTTTGTTTTATCACTGTCGAACGCTGGGCGGGTGGGTTTATCGATCACCCTGTTCTGGATCTTGATGGCGGTGTGCGGAAATAGTCTGGCGCCGCACAGTCTGGAGGATATCGGCAGCGGTGATCTGTTCGGCGACGTCAGCCGTCACTTCTGGCTGGGTACCGACTATCTCGGCCGGGATATGCTGAGCCGAATTCTGTATGGCGCGCGTTATACCCTCGGACTGGCGCTGACGGCCGCATTGCTGGCAAGCCTGCTGGGAACGACGCTGGCGTTGTTTGCCGCATTGGCAGGGCGCTGGCTGGAGGAAGTGATTGGCCGCATCAATGATGCGTTGCTGATTATGCCCGGCAAGATTCTGGCCTTGATGATGGTCGCGGTGTTTGGATCGTCACTACCAATGCTGATTCTCACTGCGGTGGTGACTTACTGGCCCGGCGCTTATCGTATTGCCTACGCGATAGCCGGTAGTCTGCGCTCAATGGACTATGTACAGGTGGCCCGCTTGCGCGGCGAAAGTCGCTGGTATATTGCCGTACACGATATCCTGCCGAATATGCTGCACCCGATGCTGACTGATCTGGGTCTGCGATTTGTCTATATCGTCCTGCTACTCAGTGGCTTGAGTTTCCTCGGGCTGGGCGTGCAGCCACCTTATGCCGACTGGGGTACGCTGGTACGGGAAAACATGCAAGGGTTGTTTGATGGCGCTCCGGCGGTGCTGATGCCGGCCATCGCTATCGCCAGCCTGACCATCGGCGTCAGCCTGTTTATTGACAGTCTGCAAACGCGGCGTCCACTTACGCTGGCCAGGGGGAGTGCATGA